The Lutibacter profundi region CAAAATACCCTAAAGACGCAAATTATTAATCTCAAAAATTTAAGATTTCTCATAACAATAACCAATAACACTATAAAAACATTCGATTTTATAGAATGAATATCGTTTATTACCTTTGAGTACTTTTTAATTATTAACTAATAAATTACAATTATGGCTTTTGATTTACCAAAATTATCGTACGCTTATGATGCACTTGAACCTTATATTGATGCAAGAACAATGGAGATACACCTTACAAAGCATCATTATGGATATACTAACAATTTAAATAATGCAATTGCCGGTACCAATTTAGAAGGAAAATCTATCAATGATATTTTAACTAAATTAGATATGAATAATACAGCTGTTAGAAATAATGGTGGTGGTTATTACAATCACAATTTATTTTGGGAAGTGATGAATCCTGAAGGAAAAGGTTACCTCTCTGGTGAATTAAAAGATGCAATTGTAGCAGAATTTGGATCTGTTGAAGATTTTAAAGATACTTTTGCTAAAGCTGCAGCTACTAGATTTGGTTCTGGATGGGCTTGGTTATGCGTTCATAAAGGTGGTAAAGTTGAAATTTGTTCAACTCCAAACCAAGACAATCCTTTAATGCCAGGTGTTTCTTGTAAAGGAACTCCAATTTTAGCATTAGATGTTTGGGAACACGCTTATTACTTAAAATATCAAAACAGAAGACCAGATTATATCAATGCATTTTTTAATGTAATTAACTGGAATTATGTTGAAAAACTATATGCAGAAAACAAATAAACCGTTTTATTACTATTACTAAATTAATCAACTAAAAACCCACTATATTGTGGGTTTTTTAATTATTGTAATTTCAAATGGTATTATTTATTTGAAAAATATTTCACAACTCATAATCCTTAACCTTAAGTTTTAAGTACTTTAGTACCCCTAAATTTATCCTTCATTAGTTATGATAACATCACACTTAGGTGAATTATTTGCTTTATTAACTGCTTTT contains the following coding sequences:
- a CDS encoding superoxide dismutase — its product is MAFDLPKLSYAYDALEPYIDARTMEIHLTKHHYGYTNNLNNAIAGTNLEGKSINDILTKLDMNNTAVRNNGGGYYNHNLFWEVMNPEGKGYLSGELKDAIVAEFGSVEDFKDTFAKAAATRFGSGWAWLCVHKGGKVEICSTPNQDNPLMPGVSCKGTPILALDVWEHAYYLKYQNRRPDYINAFFNVINWNYVEKLYAENK